The DNA window TCAACGCCACGCGGCCCTCCCCCACTTCCGCGTCCGCGTCTCCCACCAGGGAGATCTGCTCGAGGAACGCCTGAAGCGGCGGGGTGTCCGCCGACAACGGAGCGGCATCCACCTCGGGAGGAACTTCCTCGCGAGGCTGGGACGCCGCGGCCACCGCCGCCGCCGCGCGGTTCAAGTCGAACTCCTGCGCCGCGCCCAGGAACTCGCGAAGGTTCTCCGCGCGCGTGTTCGACTCGTCGCTGCCTTCCGCCACCAGCGTCTCGACGAGCTTCGTCTCGCGGAGCATCTCGTCCACCGCGCTGGCCGCATCCGTCGTGCCCTGGGCGAAGTCATGCAGGGACTTCAGCAGTCCGTGGAACGTGCGCAGCCGCTTCACCGCCGTGCTGTTCAGCGCGGGGACCCGCTCGGGCTCGGAGAGCACCTCATAGAGGCTCTTCGCCTGGGTGTTGGCGTAGTCCGTCACCCGCTCCACGGTGGTGTCGCCAATCCCTCGCGCCGGCGTGTTGATGATGCGCAACAGGTCCGCGTCCGAGCGCGGATTCACCATCAACCGCAGGTACGCGGACGCGTCGCGCACTTCCGCGCGGTCATAGAAGCTGCGTCCACTCACCAGCGTGTAGGGGACGCGCGCCAGCCGCAGCCCCTCTTCCAGGACGCGGCTCTGCGCGTTCACCCGGTAGAAGACCGCCATGCTGGAGAACTTGATGAAGCCCTCCCGCTGCAGCGCGAGAATCTGCCGCGCCACCTCCTGTGCCTCCATCCGCTCATCGCGGTTGAGCATCAGTTGCAGCGTCTGGCCCGCGGGCCGGTCGGACCACAGCTTCTTGTCCATCCGGCGCGTGTTCTTCCGGATGACCTCGTACGCGGCATCCAGGATGTTGCGGTCCGAGCGGTAGTTCTGCTCGAGCTTGACCACCTTCGCGCCGGGGTACTGGCGCGGGAAGTTGAGGATGTTGTCCACGTCCGCGCCGCGCCAGCGGTAGATGGACTGGTCATCGTCACCCACCACCACCAGGTTCGCCGACGGCGGCGGGGCCAACTGCTTCAGGAGCGCGTACTGCACGGGGTTGGTGTCCTGGAACTCGTCCACCAGCACGTGGTGGAAGCGGCGCCGGTAGTTCTCCAGCACCTCCGGCCGCTTGCGGAACAGCGACACCAGCAGGAGCAGCAGGTCGCCGAAGTCCACGGCGTTCGCCGCGCGCAGGCGCTCCTGGTACGCGTGATACACCTTGCGCACCAGCATGCCGCGCTCGTCGCCGGGCTCCACTTCCATGTCCTCGGGGAGCCGCGCCGCGTTCTTCTCCTGGTCGATGCGGCTCAGGATGTCGCGGGGCTGCATGGACTGCTCCAGGCCCGCCTCCCGCATGGCCCGCTTCACCACGTTGAGCTGGTCCCCGTCGTCGTAGATGACGAACGAGCGGGTGAGCCCCACGTGCTCCGCCTCGCGGCGCAGAATCATGGCCGCCGCCGAGTGGAACGTGCTCACCACCAGGTCATTCGCCTGGCGCCCCAGCAACTGCACCAGACGCTCGCGCATCTCCCGGGCGGCCTTGTTGGTGAACGTCACGGCGAGGATGCGCCACGGGAAGACTTCGTGGACCTTCACCAGGTACGCCACCCGGCGGGTGATGACGCGCGTCTTGCCGCTGCCGGCGCCCGACAGGACGAGCAACGGGCCGCCGATATGCAGCACGGCCTCACGCTGGGGGGGATTCAGGTCTTCGAGGAGGGCGGATTCGTGGGCGTTCACGGGAGACTCTCGAGGGAACCTCTGCTTCTAACGTCTTTCGCCGTCGGGTGGGCGTCCTTCCACCATCCCCGTCCGGTCGGCCGGTCCCCTGGCTTTTCGCGCTCGGGTATATAGGGCGCAACGCCATGTCCGACTCCTCCTCTGGTCCTCCCGCGCGGCCCTCCCAGGCCGCCCTGGAACGCTACGCCGAGCTCTTCAACCAGAGCCTCACGCTGCGTCACTTCGGCGCCCAGCTCTCCTTTCCGGAGGGCCGCAACAAGGTCGTCGTCACCATCCCCGAGCTGCGCCCCGAGCACCGGGGCGGCGTGGGCAGCGCCCTGGCCGTCAACGGGGGCATCCTCGCCGCCCTCTTCGACCTCGCCATCGGTACCAGCGGCGCCCTGGTGGACCCCAGCCGCCGCTGCGCCACCGTCCAGCTCTCCATGAGCTTCGAGCGCCCCGTCACGGGTGATCGCCTCCGCGTGGAGTCTGAAATCGACAGCCAGGGCCTCACCCTGCTCTTCGCCACCGCCCGCGTCTATGACGCGCAGGACCGCGTCTGTGGGCGCTGTCAGGGCGTGGTCCGACTCTCCAACCTCCCCTGGGCCTCTGGGGAAAGCCCCGCCACGAACTGACTCTTGCCTACCCCTCCGCACATCTTCGGAGCCTCCGGCGATATGTCCGCCACGGACACACGTTACCCGGACACCGGGGAGCGGCCGCACTCCGGCTACGCTTCAGAGCGACGGGAAGACGGCATGAGTGCAGCCGTGCAGGGCTTGCGGATGACGACGCTTCGACTGTCGAGAGATGCCGAGGAGCCGCAAGAGGCGGCGCGGGGGTCTGACGAAGACGCCCTGGCGCGCAAGGCCCTGGCCGGCGACCGGGCGGCGTGGGACGCACTGGTTGCGCGCCACCACCGCCGCGTCGTGGTATCGCTCCTGGCCCGAGGCGTCCGGGTGGACCGGGCGCATGAGCTGGCCCAGGAGACGTGGGCGCGGCTCATCCAACAACAGCAACGCGGACTGCTGACGGAGCTGCGCCTGCCCAACCTCGCCCTCACCCAGGCGGCCTTCCTGGCCGCGGACGATGCCCGCCGCGCCCGGCGCGAGTCCATCTCCGGTGCGGTGGAGGAGCTGCCCGAGCGGCAGCATCCGGTGGACCCTTCCGTGTCCGCCGAGCGTCGATTGCTTTCTGAAGAGCAGTTGTCCCGCGCCCACGCCGCGCTCGCCCAGGTGTCGCCGAGCGCGCGGAGCGTGTTTCTCCTGGCCTGTGATGGCCAGGAGCTACCCCATGCCGAAGTCGCCGCCCGTGTCGGACTGTCCGTCCAGCGCGTGCGGCAGATCCTGTGCGAGGTGCGCAAGAAGCTGCGGACCGCGCTCGAGGAGGAGACCCATGCTTAAGCCCCACCTGACCCGCGACTCCGCGGAGCAATACATCCTGGGCGCCTTGGCCCCGGAGAAGGCGGCGGCGCTGGAGGCCCACACCCTGGAGTGTGAGCCTTGCGCCGTGCTGCTTCAGGAAGAGGCCATTCTGTCGGAGCAGCTCACCGAGGTCGCCAGCAGCATCCCCGAGCAAGAGCGCGTCCTGCGCCCCGCCGCGTGGAGCGGGCGGCGGACGGTGACGAGCGCGGCCATCGCGGCCATCGCGGCCTCCCTGGCGCTGGTGCTGCTCCCCAGCAGGAATCATCAGGAGACCTCCGCCCCGAAGCCCCTGGATGCGACGCCGCCGTCGGTGGCGATGGAGCTGGACGAAGACGAGACCCCGGGGAACGTCGTGGCGTGCCCGGACCTGGCCACGCAGGACACCTGCACTCGCAAGGCGGCGGAGCGCGGGCTGCTCGTCATGAACCCCTCGGGCAACGCCGAGGTTCCCCGTTACGAGGCCCATACCGGCCTGCCCGAAGGCGCGTTCAACGCCCGCGGGCCCGTGTCGCTGTGAGGACGCCCCCCATGGACTTCCGGAAGAAACTCGCCGCCCTGCTGCTCGCCCTGGCCGCCCCGGTGGCCGCGGCGCAGTCGCCGGGCGGCGCCCCGAAGCTGCCGGTGGGCTGGTACGTCACCGAGAGCGCGCCCAAGCGCTACGAGGCGGGGGTGGACACCTCCTCGCCCTGCGAGGGCAGCCGCAGCGCCTACCTGCGCTCGCTGACGCCGGACGAGGCCGGCTACGGCACCTTCATGCAGGCCTTCGGCGCGCAGGACTACCGTGGCAAGCGGCTGCGCTTCTCCGCCGCCATGCGCGTCAAGGACGTGGACGGCTGGGCGGGGCTCTGGATGCGGGTGGAAGGGCCAGACCCTAAGCAACCTCTCGCCTTCGACAACATGCAGTCGCGCGCGCTCGTCGGCTCGCGCGGGTGCAAGCGCCACGAAGTCGTGCTGGACGTCCCCAAGGAGGCCACCACCATCATGGCGGGCCTCATCATGAGCGGCACCGGCCAGGCGTGGTTGGACGGCGTGCGCTTCGAGGTCGTGGACACCTCCGTCGCGGTGACGGACCTGCTCGCCTCGCGGCCCCTCGTCGCCAGCACGGGCCCCTCGGGCCTCGATGAAGCGACGGCCGTGTCCAAGAACAACCAGGTGCCCCTCGGCCGCGTGGGCGACGTCTGGTTCAACCACGGGCGCGTCGCGGCCGACAAGCCGTACACCCAGCGGACCGATGGCGTCTGGGTGAGCATCCTCTCGGAAGAGATCTACGAGCACGGCATCGAGGTGACGGGCACCTTCGGCCAGCGCCCCGTGGAGCTGAAGCTCAAGGCGGGCGGCGCGCGCACGCTCATCGAGGGCGTCTGGGGAAGTGACCCCGTCACCATCAGCATCACGCCCGCCGAGCTCACCATGAAGTGGGGACGGCTGACGCGCGAGCTGAAGCGGGACCGGACCGTGCCGGGAGACGGCACCTGCAACCGGTATCAGCGCAGCGACGGTCCCCGGGTCCTCGACCGGCTCGACATCTGTGGCGCCGCGCTGGGAACCCGGCCGCCTCCGGCGCAGCTCGTCCTGAGCTTCCTGGCCAACGGCTTCCGCGCCAACGTCCCTCCAGGCAACTTCCCCATCCCGCAGCCGCCCGTGCTCAGCCGCGAGGCGCTCGAGACGCAACGCGCGGCGACGCCGAAGGACTAGACGACACCCTCGCGGAAGACCCAGGGGCCCCGCGCTCTGCGCGAGGGCCCCGTCCCGCGAGAGGACTTCAGAAAGCGAAGTCCCGCTCCAGCGTCTCGGTTCCAGCCTGCACCGTGAGGTGGGCGGAGCGCGCGCCCGTGGCGGACGCGGACGAGAGGTCGAACGCCAGGCCCTCCGGGCCCGACGTGGGCTTGAGCGAAGGCCGGCCCGGACTGAGGAACACCGCCGCCGTCACCGTCCGCCCGGACAAGGGCTGCACCAACAAGCGAACACGTTGACGCTCGCGAACGAGCACCACGCGAAAGTCCCTGCGCTCCTCCAACACCTCGCGCGACTCCGGATGGCGCGCCGCTGAGGGGCGCTGCGACACCGGGGCGCGGGAAGAACGCGCGGCACGCGTCACGCCCGCCTCGCCCTCTTCCATCTCCAGGGCATCTTCAATCGCGTCGTCACCTTCGCCCAAGGCCAGCACCGCCTGGGCGCACTCGCCACAGCGCGCGGTGTGCGCGTCCACGCGCTCGCGCTCATCGGCGGACATCAGGCCCATGTCGAAGCGCCACAGGTCATCCTGCGTGAGGTGGCGGCGGGGTGGAGCGTCCACGGGCGCGGCATCCGCGATGTCCGCCCGGCACTCGACACAGCCCTGAAGGTGGGAAGAAGACGTCTGGGGTCCGCCCGTCCACGTGGCCACCAGGTCATCGCAGCCCGCTCGGGATGAGAACCACCAGGCCTTCTCCTGCTCGGCGGGCTCGAGGAGGTCCAGCTCCTGCCGGCGCTGCGGATTGAGCGGGATGAACCAGCGCGCACGTGGGCGGAGCAACGAATCCAGGCTCCCGAGCGCCGACAGAAATGCGTCGCGACTCCGAGCCGCGTCACCTTGGAGGGGACCGTGGAGACCTTCCCAGGCGGCCAGGGCCACCGCCGCGGAGGCGGCACGGTCCCGGGCGGCAAGTCCGTCCAGCGCGGAGGCCCTCCACACCTCGACCTCCTCCCCGCCATCCAGCACCACTTCCATCGCTTCTTCCGCTGCTCTCAACAGCACGGGCTGGAGAGCTTGGGGTTTCTGCGCTTGAAGCCATGTCTCGACCGCCGCTCGACCGAGGCCCCGGAGGGCCGCCTCCACACCTTCGGTCCCCATCCGGGTCGCCCGCCTCAACAGGTCCCCGGCAGCTTCGAGGACGGCCCCTGGAGCGGTCGTCGCCTCGGAGAGCTGAGAGCGACGGGTAGCGTAGCGAGACATGGCATCGATGTTCATGAATTCATTCCTCCTGAAAACCCCGGGGTGTTGCCGGGAAGGAGGCTCACGCTTCCTCCCCGCGTGGTGCTTCGCGCTGGAGATCCAGCAGGTAGAGCTTCAAGTAGGCCTGGGCGCGGCTGACGCGCTTGTACGAGTTGACCACGGTGATGTTCAGGCGACGGGCGCATTCCTCGTGGTCCTCTACGTCCTCGTGGTGGTACAGCTCCCATGCCGAGGCTTCCTTGGGGTGCTCCTGCTGGAGTCGTGCGAACGCGGCCCAGTACAGCTCCTGGGCGTCCGCCCGCTCCTCGGTCCTTCGGCCCATCTCCATCGCGCGAGCGCGCTCCGAAGGTGGCTCTTCCATGGCGTCATCGGGGTCCGACGGAGGCGCCGCGAGCTCCTCGCGGTGCCGCCGGTAGAAGTCGATGGCCACGTGCTTGACGATGCGCAGGAAGAACGTCTTGGGAGACGCACTCCGGCCCGGCATCTGCTGGGAGACGCCACGGAACTGGTCCAACCCACGGTCGATGAACTTGCCGACCGCGTCTTGGTAGAGCTCGTCCGCGTCCGCTGGGGACCCGCGTCCGTAGCTCGACTGAATCTTGCTGATGACGTACCGGGCAGGCCGGCCCCATCGCTGAACCAACGTACCGAGTGGGCCTCCAATGGGCTCACCCGTGGCGCGGCGGCGAACCACCTCCGCGAACAATTCGTCATCCGAGAGCTGCTCGTACACCGGAAGGACCTGAGGGCTGTGCCCGGAGAACCGCCCCGGGAGATGGGGTTACAGGGATGTGGCGCGGCAAGGTACCACGTTGGCATCCGCAGGCAGCCTCCGAGTGGAGCAGGAGGCCCTGGCCGCCCGGACAACCGGACAGCAAGGCCTCCAGGAGCCCCGACCCGGCCGACGCCAGTTTCCTGACAAATCATCCCTCAGAGGAGGGCGGGCGGGGGAGCGGGAAATGGCCCGTCAGGAAACCCGGAAGTCCGCGTCCCTGGCCGCACTGCTTTCGAGCGCCCGGCAGGAAGGCCCCACAAGCCTTGGTTCGATTCCAAAAACCACCCTCGGGTGGCTTTCGCCGGTGGTCCGGCACTGAACTGATAATTCAGCCCTCCGGCCTCCCAACTCGGGCGCTCATCTTCTTTCCAAGGAACCGTGTCATGTCCCCCCGCACCATCGTCATCGGAGACCTCCATGGCTGCCATGACGAGGCCCTGGAGCTGCTCGCCAAGGTGGGCGCCACCTCCAGCGACCGGGTCATCTTCGCCGGGGACCTGGTCGACCGGGGCCCGAAGCGGCGCGAGTGCGTGGAGCTGGCCATGCGGCACGAGGCCGTCCTCGGCAACCACGAGGAGACCCAGCTCCAGCAGCGCCACCGCGCCGCGGAGCGCCTGACACCGGACCACCTGGAGACGCGTCAGGTGCTGGAGCCCGAGCACTTCGAGTGGATGGCCCGGCTCCCCCACTACCTCCGGCTGCCAGAGCACAATGCCATCGTCGTGCACGCCGGCATGATGCCCGGACGGCCCGTCGAGGCGCAGGACCCGTACCACCTGCTCCATGCCCAGTGCATCCAGCCCCCGACGAAGAAGAGCTACTGGCCCTCCAAGGCACCGGCGGACTGGAAGTTCTGGACCCACTACTGGCAAGGGCCGGAGCGGGTCATCTTCGGGCACACCGTCTTCGACAAGCCCCTCGTCACCGAGTACGCGGTGGGCATCGACACCGGCTGCGTGTACGGCCGCTCATTGACCGCGGTGGTGCTGCCCACCTGGGAGCTGGTCTCCGTCCCCGCACGGAAGACCTACCGGGGCGGCAAGGACGTGGCGAAGTTCCCGATTCACGGCGACGTGTGCGTCTACTCCTAGACGTCCGCGTTCGCTGAAGGCACCGCCTCGAATCCCAACGGATTCGCGCCCGGCCGACGGGGCCAGACACGCCTGAGAGATGCGGGTTCGACTCCCGCCGGGACCGTCAGGTCCCGTAGTTCAATTGGCAGAACACTGGACACTCAATCCAAGCAGCATCGGCCTCGTCACTCGGGCGCATTTTTCTTTCCTCTCTCCTCACATCACAGCTTCGCGCGGGTGGCCGTGCCTCGAGCACGCCAAGGCCCCCGTGCGTTCCACGCGCGGTGCACTCCCCTGACACCGGATGCCAGGGGTCCGCCCCGCGCCTGACCCGCCGCACGTCCCGAAAGGGGGACTCCCATGTCGACGACCCAGAACAGCACCCTGATTCCCGAGACGCAGCGAGGCCCCGCCGAGCGACTGCTGGACCTGGTGCTCAGCGGCTCCGCGCATCTGTGGCACAACCGGCCGGGCCTGGACGTGAATGGCACCTGGGTCGCCGCGGCCTACGCCACGCCGGCGCAGCGCACGGTGGGCAAGCCGGTGAAGCCCGGCCTCTTCGTGCCCGCGGCGGTGAAGCTCTACCGGCAGCTCCTGGACATCTACCAGCTCAACTCGGTGCTGATGGCGCACTTCGCCTCATACGCGCTGACGCAGACGGACTGGCGTGACCTGAAGGTGGCCACGTGCGCCCTGATGCTGGTGCAGAGCCATGCCGGTCTTCCCGTGAAGGGGGACGGCGGCGAGGTGGCGTTCCACGACGACGACTGGCGCGCCATTGGCGAGGCCATGGTGCTGCACTACGAGCGCAAGTCCACGCGCATGCTCACGCCCAAGGCGGTGCTGCGAGTCGCCGAGCTGCTCGAGCAGCCGGAGATCGCGCGCCTCAACCGCGAGGCGGGCTTCGGTGACCCGGCGTCGCGCAAGCCGCCCATGGGCCGCTGGAAGCGCGTGGCGGCCCGGTGGCTCGCCGCGCGTGAGGCCAACGTGTCGATGCTCCAGGGCCTCGTGAAGGCTGGCTACAAGGAGACGCTGAAGAAGCTGGCTCGCAAGGCGGGGTACAAGCCGCGCGCGCAGGGCTTCTTCGAGGTGCTCGGCTGGAAGCAGAAGCAGGCGGAGAGCGGGCACCGCACGGTGGGCCTCAACGGGCTGACGCTGGTCAAGCGCGAGCGCTTCGACGGGCTGTCGGAGGCGGAGATCTGCGAGTGGATCGAGCACGAGCGGCTCTCCTACAAGGAGGTCGTGGGACGACTGCCGCAGGACCTGGGGATGACTCCGGCCATCATGGCGGCGCTCCTGCCCTCGCTGTCGGACCGTGACCTGCGACTCATGACGCCCACGCTCGAGGAGCTGGGGTTGCTGGCGGAGCCCACGGTCCGCACGCGCTGGGAGAAGGCCATCCAGACGGCGACGGACCAGCGGGCGTTGAACATCGCGAAGAACGTGCGCAGCGACGTGCTGCGCCAGAAGCTGGAGGAGGCCAGCGACAACGCCGCCCGAAAGGCCGTGGAGGAGGCGACGGCGGAGACCGACGTGCGAGTGATGTTCCTCATCGACAAGTCGGGCTCCATGGAGGGGGCCATCGAGAACTCGAAGGAGGCGCTCGCGCGCATCCTCGCGGGCTTCCCGATGGAGAAGCTGCACATCGCGGCGTTCGACACGACGGGCACCGTCCTCAAGCCCAAGGCGTCCAACCGCACGGCGGTCCAGCACATGCTCGCGGGGCTGAAGGCGTCGGGAGGCACGGCGCACGCGGCCGGCGTGCTCGCGCTGCACCGAAGCGGCGTGCGGGTGCCCGAGGGGGCGAAGCTGGTGGTCATCGTGGTGGGCGACGAGGCGGGTGAGGGGGGTGACCAGTTCGCCCGTGTCTTCCGCGACTGCGGCTACTCGGTGGCGGCGCTGGCGTTGCTGGTGAGCGTCGCGGGAGCCCGTGGCAACACGGTCCGCACCTGCTCGAGCCAGCTCCGTGTGCCCTTCAGCGAGGTCAACGTGGACCAGTTCTCGGACCCCTACCAGGTCCCTCGGGTGCTCAAGGCGCTGATGGATGCGCCGACGCTGCCCGGTGCCAGCCAGTCCGGATGGGTGGAGCGGGTGATGCGCACGCCGCTGCTGAAGGTGGCGTGAACCCGAAGTCATCGCGGTGAAGCAAGGAGGCGTCGTGGACTACCGGAAGTTCCTCGGCAAGACAGAGTCGGTGGTGCTGCCATACCTGGGCAGCGGCACCGTGGACACCGCCACGCGACGCCTCCGTGTCACCACCCCTGTCACTCCAGGGTGGTGGCGCTTCGAGCTCCGGGGCCGCGACGCCACCGCGCGTGAGCCGGCCGGGCCCGAGGGCCTGGACGGGCTTCCTCGCGTGCGGGGCTTCTTGTGGGGGACCCGGCTGGTGCGCGAGGGCGCGGTGGCCGAGCCCCTGGAGTTGATGCCGGAGGAGCAGCCGCCCGTGCTCGCGCCCGTGAGTGCGCGGCGTTGGCATGACGGCACCCTCCTCTTCGACAGCGTCGAGTTCGAGGGTGAGGCGGAGGACCTCGCCCGACGTGCCATGGAAGCGGGACAGCCGCTCTCCTCGGTGAAGGGCGTGAGCGCGCCGCTGCGGGCGGCCTTCGGCTATGTGCTGCTGGAGGCGGCCTCGCGAGCGATGGGCATCTGGTTCGTGCCCGCGGAGACGAGGACGCGGGTGCTGGGAATCGCCGAGCGAGGTCGGGCCGAGGCGGAGGAGTGTCTGCGGACGCTGCTGCGCGAGCGTGAAGCCCATCAACGCGCGCTCGCGGTCCGGCAGGAGCACGAGCGCCATGCGGCGCTGGTCGTCGAGGCTCGCGACCGGGTGAAGCGGGAGCACCTCCAGCACCGTCCCCAGACGCGGCGCGGAGACCTCTCTCGAGCGGAGGCCGCCTTGCACAGAGCAGGAGCGCGGCTGCTGAACCATCGCCAGCTGGGGGGAAACCAGTTGGAGGTGACGTACTCCTTCATGGAGGAGCGCTTCATCTCCATCGTCGATGCGGACTCGCTCCAGGTGGTCGACG is part of the Myxococcus landrumus genome and encodes:
- a CDS encoding ATP-dependent helicase is translated as MNAHESALLEDLNPPQREAVLHIGGPLLVLSGAGSGKTRVITRRVAYLVKVHEVFPWRILAVTFTNKAAREMRERLVQLLGRQANDLVVSTFHSAAAMILRREAEHVGLTRSFVIYDDGDQLNVVKRAMREAGLEQSMQPRDILSRIDQEKNAARLPEDMEVEPGDERGMLVRKVYHAYQERLRAANAVDFGDLLLLLVSLFRKRPEVLENYRRRFHHVLVDEFQDTNPVQYALLKQLAPPPSANLVVVGDDDQSIYRWRGADVDNILNFPRQYPGAKVVKLEQNYRSDRNILDAAYEVIRKNTRRMDKKLWSDRPAGQTLQLMLNRDERMEAQEVARQILALQREGFIKFSSMAVFYRVNAQSRVLEEGLRLARVPYTLVSGRSFYDRAEVRDASAYLRLMVNPRSDADLLRIINTPARGIGDTTVERVTDYANTQAKSLYEVLSEPERVPALNSTAVKRLRTFHGLLKSLHDFAQGTTDAASAVDEMLRETKLVETLVAEGSDESNTRAENLREFLGAAQEFDLNRAAAAVAAASQPREEVPPEVDAAPLSADTPPLQAFLEQISLVGDADAEVGEGRVALMTLHAAKGLEFDAVFLTGLEDGVFPHSRALKGEDPDNGEEMAEERRLCYVGFTRARKRLFVSLAQCRSLFGELRYNPPSRFLRDVPPALFGISEQDVPEPPRAVATPPRKRTWDDDDGPRIDRSYSQASDMESVSGDVRGMRVRHEQFGVGRIVATDGTGPNAKVTVEFGGAVGLKRVIARFLMPG
- a CDS encoding PaaI family thioesterase, translated to MSDSSSGPPARPSQAALERYAELFNQSLTLRHFGAQLSFPEGRNKVVVTIPELRPEHRGGVGSALAVNGGILAALFDLAIGTSGALVDPSRRCATVQLSMSFERPVTGDRLRVESEIDSQGLTLLFATARVYDAQDRVCGRCQGVVRLSNLPWASGESPATN
- a CDS encoding RNA polymerase sigma factor, which produces MSAAVQGLRMTTLRLSRDAEEPQEAARGSDEDALARKALAGDRAAWDALVARHHRRVVVSLLARGVRVDRAHELAQETWARLIQQQQRGLLTELRLPNLALTQAAFLAADDARRARRESISGAVEELPERQHPVDPSVSAERRLLSEEQLSRAHAALAQVSPSARSVFLLACDGQELPHAEVAARVGLSVQRVRQILCEVRKKLRTALEEETHA
- a CDS encoding zf-HC2 domain-containing protein, which gives rise to MLKPHLTRDSAEQYILGALAPEKAAALEAHTLECEPCAVLLQEEAILSEQLTEVASSIPEQERVLRPAAWSGRRTVTSAAIAAIAASLALVLLPSRNHQETSAPKPLDATPPSVAMELDEDETPGNVVACPDLATQDTCTRKAAERGLLVMNPSGNAEVPRYEAHTGLPEGAFNARGPVSL
- a CDS encoding AraC family transcriptional regulator; protein product: MDFRKKLAALLLALAAPVAAAQSPGGAPKLPVGWYVTESAPKRYEAGVDTSSPCEGSRSAYLRSLTPDEAGYGTFMQAFGAQDYRGKRLRFSAAMRVKDVDGWAGLWMRVEGPDPKQPLAFDNMQSRALVGSRGCKRHEVVLDVPKEATTIMAGLIMSGTGQAWLDGVRFEVVDTSVAVTDLLASRPLVASTGPSGLDEATAVSKNNQVPLGRVGDVWFNHGRVAADKPYTQRTDGVWVSILSEEIYEHGIEVTGTFGQRPVELKLKAGGARTLIEGVWGSDPVTISITPAELTMKWGRLTRELKRDRTVPGDGTCNRYQRSDGPRVLDRLDICGAALGTRPPPAQLVLSFLANGFRANVPPGNFPIPQPPVLSREALETQRAATPKD
- a CDS encoding RNA polymerase sigma factor translates to MYEQLSDDELFAEVVRRRATGEPIGGPLGTLVQRWGRPARYVISKIQSSYGRGSPADADELYQDAVGKFIDRGLDQFRGVSQQMPGRSASPKTFFLRIVKHVAIDFYRRHREELAAPPSDPDDAMEEPPSERARAMEMGRRTEERADAQELYWAAFARLQQEHPKEASAWELYHHEDVEDHEECARRLNITVVNSYKRVSRAQAYLKLYLLDLQREAPRGEEA
- a CDS encoding metallophosphoesterase, with translation MSPRTIVIGDLHGCHDEALELLAKVGATSSDRVIFAGDLVDRGPKRRECVELAMRHEAVLGNHEETQLQQRHRAAERLTPDHLETRQVLEPEHFEWMARLPHYLRLPEHNAIVVHAGMMPGRPVEAQDPYHLLHAQCIQPPTKKSYWPSKAPADWKFWTHYWQGPERVIFGHTVFDKPLVTEYAVGIDTGCVYGRSLTAVVLPTWELVSVPARKTYRGGKDVAKFPIHGDVCVYS
- a CDS encoding vWA domain-containing protein encodes the protein MSTTQNSTLIPETQRGPAERLLDLVLSGSAHLWHNRPGLDVNGTWVAAAYATPAQRTVGKPVKPGLFVPAAVKLYRQLLDIYQLNSVLMAHFASYALTQTDWRDLKVATCALMLVQSHAGLPVKGDGGEVAFHDDDWRAIGEAMVLHYERKSTRMLTPKAVLRVAELLEQPEIARLNREAGFGDPASRKPPMGRWKRVAARWLAAREANVSMLQGLVKAGYKETLKKLARKAGYKPRAQGFFEVLGWKQKQAESGHRTVGLNGLTLVKRERFDGLSEAEICEWIEHERLSYKEVVGRLPQDLGMTPAIMAALLPSLSDRDLRLMTPTLEELGLLAEPTVRTRWEKAIQTATDQRALNIAKNVRSDVLRQKLEEASDNAARKAVEEATAETDVRVMFLIDKSGSMEGAIENSKEALARILAGFPMEKLHIAAFDTTGTVLKPKASNRTAVQHMLAGLKASGGTAHAAGVLALHRSGVRVPEGAKLVVIVVGDEAGEGGDQFARVFRDCGYSVAALALLVSVAGARGNTVRTCSSQLRVPFSEVNVDQFSDPYQVPRVLKALMDAPTLPGASQSGWVERVMRTPLLKVA